A genomic segment from Glycine soja cultivar W05 chromosome 20, ASM419377v2, whole genome shotgun sequence encodes:
- the LOC114402678 gene encoding NAC domain-containing protein 2-like, producing MEGGTTSSELPPGFRFHPTDEELIVYYLCNQATSKPCPASIIPEVDLYKFDPWELPDKTEFGENEWYFFTPRDRKYPNGVRPNRATVSGYWKATGTDKAIYSGSKHVGVKKSLVFYKGRPPKGAKTDWIMHEYRLAESKIPSSRKIGSMRLDDWVLCRIYKKKSMVKALEHKEAQPKVQIANLAAANQDVEQKMMNLPRTWSLAYLLDMNYLGPILSDGSYCPTLDFQINNANIEFDPFVKSQPVEMNYNYEADSGKYQVKQSSTIDQPIYVKQMYDLLG from the exons ATGGAGGGTGGCACAACAAGCTCTGAACTCCCCCCTGGCTTTAGGTTTCATCCAACGGATGAGGAACTGATTGTGTATTACCTTTGTAACCAAGCCACCTCAAAGCCATGCCCTGCATCTATCATCCCAGAAGTGGATCTCTATAAGTTTGATCCATGGGAATTGCCAG ATAAAACAGAATTTGGAGAAAATGAATGGTATTTCTTTACTCCAAGAGACAGGAAGTACCCAAATGGGGTGAGGCCTAACCGAGCAACCGTGTCAGGGTATTGGAAGGCTACTGGCACAGACAAGGCAATCTACAGTGGATCTAAGCATGTAGGGGTGAAGAAATCTTTAGTCTTTTACAAGGGTAGGCCACCAAAGGGTGCCAAGACAGAttggatcatgcatgagtatcgATTGGCTGAATCAAAAATACCATCAAGCAGGAAAATTGGATCCATGAGG CTGGATGACTGGGTCTTGTGCAGGATCTATAAGAAGAAGAGCATGGTAAAGGCATTGGAGCACAAAGAGGCACAGCCTAAAGTCCAAATTGCTAATCTTGCAGCTGCAAATCAAGATGTTGAACAGAAAATGATGAACCTTCCTAGGACTTGGTCCCTTGCTTACCTTTTGGATATGAATTACTTGGGTCCAATTTTATCTGATGGCTCTTATTGCCCAACCTtagattttcaaattaacaatGCCAATATTGAATTTGACCCTTTTGTGAAATCTCAACCGGTTGAAATGAACTACAATTATGAAGCAGATTCAGGGAAGTACCAAGTGAAACAGAGTAGCACCATTGACCAACCCATATATGTGAAACAAATGTATGATTTGCTAGGATAA